From one Mycolicibacterium sp. HK-90 genomic stretch:
- a CDS encoding LysM peptidoglycan-binding domain-containing protein, whose amino-acid sequence MKNYIVAPGDTLFGIAQREYGDGGLYPVIAEQNHLSNPDLISVGQELLIPYVTYRHLFASDDGTAARRQLTESFYGTPDPGIQFIWEVVNGVAQRQIHRGAWLLLPELADVGHHTVVAGESFAGLAGRWYGDDHLSVVIANANRLDPATDPAPGQVLIIPGLNRRRHVAGDTLESLCVDEYGDHDVATRAAVVAAANHLGRPHSLFANQVVYFPS is encoded by the coding sequence ATGAAGAACTACATCGTGGCTCCGGGGGACACCTTGTTCGGAATCGCGCAACGCGAGTACGGCGACGGTGGTCTCTATCCCGTCATCGCCGAACAGAATCACCTCAGCAACCCGGATCTGATCAGCGTCGGCCAGGAACTGCTGATCCCTTACGTCACCTATCGCCACCTGTTCGCGAGCGACGACGGAACCGCGGCTCGCAGACAACTCACCGAGTCGTTCTACGGGACCCCGGATCCGGGTATTCAGTTCATCTGGGAAGTGGTCAACGGTGTGGCCCAGCGACAGATCCACCGGGGCGCGTGGTTGCTGCTGCCGGAACTCGCCGATGTCGGACACCACACTGTCGTGGCCGGGGAGAGCTTTGCGGGGCTGGCGGGACGGTGGTACGGCGACGACCATCTGTCGGTGGTCATCGCCAATGCCAACCGGCTCGATCCGGCCACCGATCCGGCGCCCGGGCAGGTGCTGATCATTCCCGGACTCAACCGGCGTCGCCATGTTGCCGGCGACACCCTCGAATCACTGTGCGTCGATGAGTACGGCGATCACGATGTGGCCACCCGGGCGGCGGTCGTCGCCGCCGCCAATCACCTCGGCCGGCCACACTCGCTGTTCGCCAATCAAGTGGTGTACTTCCCGTCGTAG
- a CDS encoding alpha/beta fold hydrolase, with the protein MTDLELREIETPAGVLRYYDAGEGPALLFLHGSGPGVTGWRNFHGILPTFVRHFRCLILEFPGFGVTDDIGGHPMVTAQAVVGPFLDALGVERVHIVGNSMGGGVGINFAIHQPGRVRKLVTIGGIGTNVFSPGPSEGIRLLQEFTEDPTRQRLVDWLNSMVYDPALVTDELIEQRWELATDPKTLAAAKRMYGKAAFAGMMAAMRASDVPMPWAQMHKVAAPTLLTWGRDDRVSPLDMALIPMRTIPNAELHVFPNWGHWAMIEAKAAFEQTVLGFLTRD; encoded by the coding sequence ATGACCGACCTGGAGCTGAGGGAGATCGAGACACCCGCCGGCGTATTGCGGTACTACGACGCCGGCGAGGGACCGGCCCTGCTGTTTCTGCACGGCTCAGGTCCTGGCGTGACGGGTTGGCGCAATTTCCACGGGATTCTGCCCACATTCGTACGCCATTTCCGTTGTCTCATCCTCGAATTCCCGGGGTTCGGCGTCACCGACGACATCGGCGGTCATCCGATGGTGACCGCCCAAGCCGTGGTCGGACCCTTCCTGGACGCCCTCGGTGTCGAGCGTGTCCACATCGTCGGCAACTCGATGGGCGGCGGCGTCGGGATCAACTTCGCGATCCATCAGCCCGGCCGCGTTCGCAAGCTCGTCACGATTGGCGGTATCGGAACCAACGTGTTCAGCCCTGGGCCGAGCGAAGGCATTCGGCTGCTGCAGGAGTTCACCGAGGATCCGACGCGCCAGCGCCTGGTCGATTGGCTGAACTCGATGGTCTACGACCCCGCGCTGGTCACCGATGAGCTCATCGAGCAGCGCTGGGAACTGGCGACCGATCCCAAGACGCTGGCGGCGGCCAAACGCATGTACGGCAAGGCCGCATTCGCCGGGATGATGGCCGCCATGCGTGCCTCCGATGTGCCCATGCCCTGGGCTCAGATGCACAAGGTCGCCGCGCCCACCCTGTTGACCTGGGGCCGGGATGACCGGGTCAGTCCGCTCGACATGGCGCTGATCCCGATGCGGACGATCCCGAACGCCGAACTGCATGTGTTCCCCAACTGGGGACACTGGGCAATGATCGAGGCCAAAGCGGCCTTCGAGCAGACCGTGTTGGGATTCTTGACCCGCGACTGA